The proteins below are encoded in one region of Pseudonocardia sp. DSM 110487:
- a CDS encoding FMN-binding negative transcriptional regulator, with amino-acid sequence MGRDPLRRALMFEFPRFATDDPRHAVELVRAHPFALVVSSVDGVPVGTNVPVIEQGRVDATFVGTTLLGHMAKANPHWRGFEGSPPVLVVFGGPHGYVSPTAYATDPAVPTWNYAAVHLTGTVELITDPGATLAVVEATVRAMESTRTPAWCPSARSRERFAQILPGVVAFRIHVTAERSLFKLSQDIDAERRGRVQDELRSTGNVPLADLMEEVNSA; translated from the coding sequence GTGGGACGCGATCCTCTGCGGCGCGCGCTGATGTTCGAGTTCCCGCGCTTCGCGACCGACGATCCGCGCCACGCCGTCGAGCTGGTGCGGGCACACCCGTTCGCGCTGGTCGTCAGCAGCGTCGACGGTGTGCCGGTCGGGACGAACGTCCCGGTGATCGAGCAGGGTCGGGTGGACGCGACGTTCGTCGGCACGACGCTGCTCGGCCACATGGCGAAGGCCAATCCGCACTGGCGGGGGTTCGAGGGGTCCCCGCCAGTGCTGGTGGTGTTCGGCGGGCCGCACGGCTACGTGTCGCCCACCGCGTACGCCACCGACCCGGCCGTGCCGACGTGGAACTACGCCGCCGTGCACCTGACCGGCACCGTCGAGCTCATCACCGATCCGGGTGCGACCTTGGCCGTCGTAGAGGCCACGGTGCGGGCGATGGAGTCGACGCGCACGCCGGCATGGTGCCCCAGCGCCCGTTCCCGCGAGCGGTTCGCGCAGATCCTGCCGGGAGTGGTGGCGTTCCGGATCCACGTCACCGCGGAACGGAGCCTGTTCAAGTTGAGCCAGGACATCGACGCGGAGCGGCGTGGCAGGGTGCAGGACGAGTTGCGTTCCACCGGGAACGTCCCATTGGCCGATCTGATGGAGGAGGTCAACTCGGCGTGA
- a CDS encoding ABC transporter substrate-binding protein: MRRNWPGLIVALLVTSACTANVPAPTASSAAPGYAATVDEALPAGGTLDVELPIDIGVATGLDPQLADVASAWQLMSLVYETLVTIGPDFSVQPGLAERWETPTPTSYVFHLREGVSFSNGRPMTADDVVGSIQRLLASPSVWRGQLGPISSVTAPDDRTVQVELSATYTPFLAALANVPAAVLPMKEIDEGSVDIARTMLGTGPFTVQDHRQDVSWRFARNQGYWAPGTPHLEAVNVTIATEDAARVASLQSGRASLATLGNVDSATMLAGARGVEVLGQATTDFYYLMLNTQKPGSKLADPRVRTAINMAMNRDQIASIALGGLGRPTGVTPAGLPGACDPATLPSAGADLEEAKRLLAEAGAGDLSFTLSIYSTPPAPVVAQVIQQNLQQVGITVRIEQMDEATWSGAVYGAVPATFDAALSWFAGYADASMVTTWWKPDVAMFNQGFMAPNPEIAAAVDEASALPAGPERTAALADVCTAVDRDAQMIPLVTRPSTVAYRTDAASVGLYATEGYGNALRLIADFRKRAA; the protein is encoded by the coding sequence GTGCGCCGCAACTGGCCAGGCCTGATCGTGGCCCTCCTTGTGACGTCGGCCTGCACCGCGAACGTCCCGGCGCCGACCGCGAGCTCCGCCGCCCCCGGCTACGCCGCCACCGTCGACGAGGCGCTCCCCGCAGGCGGCACCCTCGACGTCGAATTGCCGATCGACATCGGCGTGGCCACCGGGCTCGACCCGCAGCTCGCGGACGTCGCATCGGCGTGGCAGCTCATGTCACTGGTCTACGAGACCCTCGTGACGATCGGGCCGGACTTCTCGGTGCAGCCCGGGCTCGCCGAGAGGTGGGAGACGCCGACGCCCACGTCGTACGTGTTCCACCTGCGCGAGGGCGTCTCCTTCTCCAACGGCCGGCCGATGACGGCGGACGACGTCGTGGGCAGCATTCAGCGGCTGCTCGCATCGCCGTCGGTGTGGCGCGGCCAGCTCGGCCCGATCTCGTCGGTGACCGCGCCGGACGATCGCACCGTGCAGGTGGAGTTGAGCGCGACGTACACGCCCTTCCTCGCCGCGCTCGCGAACGTCCCGGCAGCGGTGCTGCCGATGAAGGAGATCGACGAGGGCTCGGTCGACATCGCGCGGACGATGCTGGGCACCGGCCCTTTCACCGTGCAGGACCACCGCCAGGACGTGTCGTGGCGGTTCGCCAGGAACCAGGGGTACTGGGCACCGGGCACGCCGCACCTGGAAGCGGTGAACGTCACGATCGCCACCGAGGACGCGGCGCGGGTCGCGTCGCTGCAGAGCGGCCGGGCGTCGCTCGCGACGCTCGGCAACGTCGATTCCGCCACGATGCTCGCCGGCGCCCGTGGCGTCGAGGTGCTCGGCCAGGCGACAACGGACTTCTACTACCTGATGCTCAACACGCAGAAGCCCGGTTCGAAGCTCGCCGACCCGCGGGTTCGGACGGCGATCAACATGGCGATGAACCGGGACCAGATCGCGAGCATCGCGCTCGGCGGCCTCGGCAGGCCCACCGGGGTGACGCCTGCCGGGCTGCCCGGGGCGTGCGACCCGGCCACCCTGCCGTCCGCCGGTGCTGATCTGGAGGAGGCGAAGCGGCTGCTCGCCGAAGCGGGCGCGGGCGACCTGTCGTTCACCCTCAGCATCTACTCCACCCCGCCTGCGCCGGTCGTCGCCCAGGTGATCCAACAGAACCTGCAGCAGGTCGGCATCACGGTGCGGATCGAGCAGATGGACGAGGCGACGTGGTCCGGCGCGGTCTACGGCGCCGTCCCGGCGACGTTCGACGCCGCGCTGTCCTGGTTCGCCGGCTACGCCGACGCGAGCATGGTGACCACATGGTGGAAGCCCGACGTGGCGATGTTCAACCAGGGCTTCATGGCACCGAACCCGGAGATCGCCGCGGCGGTCGACGAGGCGAGCGCGCTGCCGGCCGGCCCAGAACGCACCGCTGCGCTGGCCGACGTCTGCACCGCCGTCGACCGGGACGCCCAGATGATCCCGCTGGTCACCCGGCCGTCCACGGTGGCGTACCGCACCGACGCCGCGAGTGTCGGGCTGTATGCCACCGAGGGCTACGGGAACGCGCTCCGACTGATCGCCGACTTCAGGAAGCGCGCGGCCTGA
- a CDS encoding P1 family peptidase — MTPRLVTPSTFAPDVPANGDLPLVPQPSPGRESVAFDLPGVLVGTAEYAEGPTGCTVVHVPAGARTAVDARGGAVGLTGGYGFNHAICLAGGSVYGLAAAAGVSAELLARRRNRVKWDELQLVSGAVVYDFSTRDNAIHPDAELGRAALRNARDGLFPVGRCGAGASTSVGKVDAPRAELAGQGAAFRAVGEIKVLFATVLNAVGVVVDREGTIVRGNFHADEGARRHPHLDYADGIAAAVHGNTTLSVLVTNARLTDRELDQLGKQVHSSMHRGIQPFHTENDGDVLFTLTTDEVDLNGLKPTGLGAIASEVAWDAILCGAR, encoded by the coding sequence GTGACCCCGCGCCTGGTGACGCCGTCGACCTTCGCGCCGGACGTCCCCGCCAACGGGGACCTCCCGCTGGTCCCGCAGCCCAGCCCGGGCCGGGAGTCGGTTGCCTTCGACCTGCCTGGCGTCCTGGTCGGCACCGCCGAGTACGCCGAGGGGCCCACCGGGTGCACGGTCGTCCACGTCCCGGCAGGCGCGCGCACGGCCGTCGATGCGCGCGGAGGCGCGGTCGGCCTGACCGGCGGCTACGGGTTCAACCACGCCATCTGCCTTGCGGGCGGGTCGGTGTACGGGCTGGCGGCGGCCGCCGGCGTCAGCGCGGAGCTGCTCGCACGGCGCCGCAACCGGGTCAAGTGGGACGAGCTGCAGCTCGTGTCCGGCGCGGTCGTCTACGACTTCTCGACGAGGGACAACGCGATCCATCCGGACGCCGAGCTCGGGCGCGCGGCGCTGCGCAACGCCCGCGACGGGCTGTTCCCCGTGGGACGGTGCGGGGCGGGCGCCAGCACCTCGGTCGGCAAGGTCGACGCCCCGCGCGCCGAGCTCGCCGGGCAGGGAGCGGCCTTCCGGGCCGTCGGCGAGATCAAGGTCCTCTTCGCGACGGTGCTCAACGCCGTCGGGGTCGTCGTAGACCGGGAGGGCACGATCGTGCGCGGCAACTTCCACGCCGACGAGGGGGCGCGCCGCCATCCGCACCTCGACTACGCCGATGGCATCGCCGCGGCCGTCCACGGCAACACCACGCTCTCGGTGCTGGTCACGAACGCCCGGCTCACCGACCGCGAGCTGGACCAGCTCGGCAAGCAGGTGCACAGCTCCATGCACCGCGGCATCCAGCCGTTCCACACCGAGAACGACGGCGATGTCCTGTTCACGCTGACCACGGACGAGGTGGACCTGAACGGCCTCAAGCCCACCGGCCTCGGCGCGATCGCCTCCGAGGTGGCGTGGGACGCGATCCTCTGCGGCGCGCGCTGA
- a CDS encoding ABC transporter ATP-binding protein, giving the protein MTLLAVQNLTVDYGSVRALDGADLVVEAGETVGIVGESGSGKSTLGSAIGRLLPRTAHVDGEVRVAGEHVLALAPPGMRRLRRERLGFVFQDPIAALDPTMRIGAQLRLVLGRRADPLPHLERVRLADPARVARLFPHQLSGGMAQRVALAIAMAGRPRLLVADEPTSALDAQVREDVLGMLFDLAAENGTTILWLSHDLTAVARRCSRIAVMYGGRVVEDGPVAEVLDRPAHPYTAALARSAPAMAALGERLAPVPGRPPVLDGPAAGCAFAPRCAHAEDRCATQRPGPSTVRDRQVLCHLASDLVNA; this is encoded by the coding sequence ATGACGTTGCTGGCCGTGCAGAACCTCACCGTCGACTACGGGTCCGTCCGGGCGCTCGACGGCGCCGACCTGGTCGTCGAGGCGGGGGAGACCGTCGGGATCGTGGGGGAGAGCGGCTCGGGCAAGTCGACGCTGGGCTCCGCGATCGGGCGGCTGCTGCCGCGCACCGCCCATGTCGACGGTGAGGTGCGCGTCGCGGGGGAGCACGTGCTCGCGCTCGCGCCGCCGGGGATGCGTCGGCTGCGCCGCGAGCGGCTCGGCTTCGTGTTCCAGGACCCGATCGCCGCGCTCGACCCGACCATGCGGATCGGCGCCCAGCTGCGGCTCGTGCTCGGCAGGCGGGCGGACCCGCTGCCGCACCTGGAACGCGTCCGGCTCGCCGATCCCGCGCGGGTCGCGCGCTTGTTCCCGCACCAGCTCTCCGGCGGCATGGCGCAGCGGGTGGCGCTGGCCATCGCGATGGCCGGACGGCCGCGGCTGCTGGTGGCCGACGAGCCGACGTCCGCCCTTGACGCGCAGGTCCGCGAGGATGTCCTCGGCATGCTGTTCGACCTCGCCGCGGAGAACGGCACGACGATCCTGTGGCTGAGCCACGACCTCACCGCCGTCGCACGCCGCTGCTCGCGCATCGCTGTGATGTACGGCGGGCGCGTGGTCGAGGACGGGCCCGTCGCCGAGGTGCTCGATCGGCCTGCACACCCGTACACGGCGGCGCTGGCCCGATCGGCGCCTGCCATGGCGGCGCTCGGTGAGCGGCTCGCGCCCGTGCCGGGACGGCCGCCCGTGCTCGACGGCCCCGCGGCGGGCTGCGCGTTCGCGCCGCGGTGTGCACACGCCGAGGACCGCTGCGCGACGCAGCGGCCGGGGCCGAGCACGGTCCGGGACCGGCAGGTGCTCTGCCACCTAGCATCCGACCTGGTGAACGCATGA
- a CDS encoding LacI family DNA-binding transcriptional regulator: protein MRAEPVTIRTVAEQAGVSTTTASDAMRGSGRVSERTRTRVLEVAEALRYVPNGSAQHLRRASTGAIGLHLPAVLTRSNYYMSFVFGVVERAAADSYDVTLLTSGQPESRRTPRVDGLVLGDPLAGDPVVERLMAAGVPTVTCERFPGDARATGVVRSEHAAAVGELLDHLLASGAQRPALIVAGAESDWAGAVHQGFREWCLRHRVAPAVRTVPFDTPVDALHAAANDLLAAEPGIDALVCGPAGAAAALLPVLRDAGRTVGEDLLLASCVDGPSMHAADPPITAIDLRPRDAGAACAALLFDLLTGAAPDGTERMHPTELIVRASTGVPRTSGGRPSS, encoded by the coding sequence GTGCGTGCAGAGCCCGTCACCATCCGGACCGTCGCCGAGCAGGCCGGCGTGTCCACGACGACGGCGTCGGACGCCATGCGCGGCTCTGGGCGGGTCTCGGAGCGGACGCGGACGCGGGTCCTCGAGGTCGCGGAGGCCCTCCGGTACGTGCCGAACGGCTCGGCGCAGCACCTGCGCCGGGCCAGCACCGGGGCGATCGGGCTGCACCTGCCCGCGGTCCTCACGCGGTCGAACTACTACATGTCATTCGTGTTCGGCGTCGTCGAGCGCGCGGCCGCCGACAGCTACGACGTCACGCTGCTCACCTCGGGGCAGCCGGAGTCGCGCCGCACCCCGCGCGTCGACGGACTCGTGCTGGGCGACCCGCTCGCGGGCGATCCGGTCGTCGAGCGCCTGATGGCGGCGGGCGTGCCCACCGTCACCTGCGAGCGATTCCCCGGCGACGCGCGCGCGACGGGCGTCGTCCGGTCGGAACACGCGGCGGCCGTCGGTGAGCTACTCGACCACCTGCTGGCGTCCGGCGCGCAGCGACCGGCACTGATCGTGGCCGGCGCCGAGAGCGACTGGGCGGGCGCCGTTCACCAGGGCTTCCGGGAGTGGTGCCTGCGCCATCGGGTGGCGCCGGCCGTGCGCACGGTGCCGTTCGACACGCCCGTCGACGCGCTGCACGCCGCCGCCAACGACCTGCTCGCGGCGGAGCCGGGCATCGACGCGCTCGTCTGCGGGCCTGCCGGGGCCGCCGCTGCGCTCCTCCCGGTGCTCCGCGACGCCGGCCGCACCGTCGGCGAGGACCTCCTGCTGGCCTCCTGCGTCGACGGCCCGAGCATGCACGCGGCCGACCCACCGATCACCGCGATCGACCTGCGGCCCCGCGACGCGGGCGCGGCGTGCGCAGCCCTGCTCTTCGATCTGCTGACAGGCGCAGCGCCGGACGGAACGGAGCGGATGCACCCCACAGAGCTGATCGTCCGGGCCAGCACTGGTGTCCCTAGAACCTCGGGTGGTCGCCCTTCATCGTGA
- a CDS encoding primary-amine oxidase, with amino-acid sequence MESGSNVLGVGERPHPLDPLGHEEIRLARKILADDGVLASSTRVAYLGLVEPPKPDVLAFCEGDPVERLVRALLLDLATEVAEDVVVSLGERRVLSRTTIDPVTDGQVPILTEEHDRVRQIMAADERWLAALGKRGITDPATVFVAALSAGHYDAPDAPGRRIARVLAHHLPTPGSLPWAYPIDGLVAYVDLMKGAVLEVVDTGVLPIPRESGDYTDPQVAGPHRTTQQPIEITQPDGPSFQVDGNVVTWENWSVRLGYDMREGLTLHQIGFADGGRVRPIVYRASVAEMVVPYGDPSPVRFWQNYFDTGEYQLGKLANQLELGCDCLGEITYFDATVVDDAGEPLVLRNAICLHEEDHGVLWKHTENESRETRRQRRLVISFFCTVGNYDYGFYWYLYLDGTIELEAKATGIVFTGAYDERAAPYSSEVAPGLAAPYHQHLFNARLDMMIDGVRNAVDEVDVRTYPTDEANPHGNAFGRAVTRLRTESGGKRNADTSVNRTWHVVNPAVANRLGQPVGYALHPEGKPLLLADEGSSIRKRAEFATRHLWVTRYDPAERYPAGDLVNQHPGGAGLPRYAAADRDIDDQDIVLWHTFGMTHFPRPEDWPVMPVDSCGFTLRPVGFFDRNPTLDVPPTTAAHCH; translated from the coding sequence GTGGAGTCGGGAAGCAACGTGCTCGGTGTGGGGGAGCGGCCGCACCCGCTGGACCCGCTGGGCCATGAGGAGATCCGGCTCGCCCGGAAGATCCTGGCCGACGACGGGGTGCTGGCGTCGTCCACGCGGGTCGCCTACCTCGGGCTCGTGGAGCCGCCCAAGCCGGACGTGCTGGCCTTCTGTGAAGGGGATCCGGTGGAGCGCCTGGTCCGGGCGTTGCTGCTCGACCTCGCGACCGAGGTGGCCGAGGACGTCGTCGTCTCGCTCGGCGAGCGTCGGGTGCTCTCGCGGACCACCATCGACCCGGTCACCGACGGGCAGGTCCCCATCCTCACCGAGGAGCACGACCGGGTCCGCCAGATCATGGCGGCCGACGAGCGATGGTTGGCGGCGCTGGGGAAGCGCGGGATCACCGACCCGGCCACGGTGTTCGTCGCCGCACTGAGCGCCGGTCACTACGACGCGCCCGACGCGCCCGGCAGGCGGATCGCCCGCGTTCTCGCGCACCACCTGCCGACTCCCGGCAGCCTGCCGTGGGCGTACCCCATCGACGGGCTCGTCGCCTACGTCGACCTCATGAAGGGCGCGGTGCTGGAGGTCGTCGACACGGGCGTGCTGCCGATCCCGCGGGAATCCGGTGACTACACCGACCCGCAGGTCGCAGGCCCGCACCGGACGACCCAGCAACCCATCGAGATCACCCAGCCGGACGGGCCGAGCTTCCAGGTCGACGGCAACGTCGTCACATGGGAGAACTGGAGCGTCCGCCTCGGCTACGACATGCGTGAGGGCCTCACGCTGCACCAGATCGGCTTCGCCGACGGCGGCCGCGTCCGCCCGATCGTCTACCGCGCCTCCGTCGCCGAGATGGTGGTGCCGTACGGGGATCCGAGCCCGGTGCGGTTCTGGCAGAACTACTTCGACACGGGCGAGTACCAGCTCGGCAAGCTGGCCAACCAGCTCGAGCTCGGCTGCGACTGCCTCGGGGAGATCACCTACTTCGACGCGACCGTCGTCGACGACGCGGGCGAGCCGTTGGTGCTGCGCAACGCCATCTGCCTGCACGAAGAGGACCACGGTGTGCTGTGGAAGCACACCGAGAACGAATCCCGGGAGACCCGCCGCCAGCGCCGCCTGGTGATCTCCTTCTTCTGCACGGTCGGCAACTACGACTACGGCTTCTACTGGTACCTCTACCTCGACGGCACGATCGAGCTGGAGGCCAAGGCCACCGGCATCGTCTTCACCGGGGCCTACGACGAGCGCGCCGCGCCGTACAGCTCCGAGGTGGCGCCGGGCCTCGCGGCCCCCTACCACCAGCACTTGTTCAACGCCCGGCTGGACATGATGATCGACGGCGTGCGCAATGCCGTCGACGAGGTCGACGTGCGGACCTACCCGACGGACGAGGCCAACCCGCACGGCAACGCGTTCGGCCGCGCCGTCACGCGGCTGAGGACCGAGTCCGGCGGCAAGCGCAACGCGGACACGAGCGTGAACCGCACATGGCACGTCGTGAACCCGGCGGTGGCCAACCGCCTCGGGCAACCCGTCGGCTACGCCCTGCACCCCGAGGGCAAGCCGCTGCTGCTCGCCGACGAGGGCTCGTCGATCCGAAAGCGGGCGGAGTTCGCCACGCGGCACCTCTGGGTCACCCGCTACGACCCCGCCGAGCGCTACCCGGCCGGTGACCTGGTGAACCAGCACCCCGGCGGCGCGGGCCTGCCCCGGTACGCGGCAGCGGACCGGGACATCGACGACCAGGACATCGTCCTCTGGCACACCTTCGGGATGACGCACTTCCCGCGTCCGGAGGACTGGCCGGTGATGCCCGTGGACTCCTGCGGGTTCACGCTGCGGCCCGTCGGGTTCTTCGACCGCAACCCGACCCTGGACGTCCCTCCGACCACGGCTGCCCACTGCCATTAG
- a CDS encoding ABC transporter permease, whose protein sequence is MRDWLSRAGLVCLALLVVLAIGSVWNVAGDPDAIVGPRMAPPGADYLFGTDNLGRSMLPRIMEGIATTLLLSSVAVLVTAALSAVLGIVAGYQGGIVNELILRLVEVLYSFPAIVLAILVAAVVGPGRLAAQASIVLVTIPLMTRLVRAAAVGVAQRDYVTAAIISGARLPRILGRHLLPNVAGTIAVQVTYALSVGIAVEGGLSFLGFGVQPPQASLGVLIQQGGTYMIAAPWMIIGPGTVFVIAVLAINVVGDGLRDRFEPRQARALV, encoded by the coding sequence ATGAGGGATTGGCTGTCGCGGGCGGGACTCGTCTGCCTCGCGCTGCTCGTCGTGCTGGCCATCGGGTCGGTCTGGAACGTCGCAGGCGACCCCGATGCGATCGTCGGGCCGCGCATGGCGCCGCCGGGCGCGGACTACCTCTTCGGCACCGACAACCTCGGGCGCTCGATGCTGCCGCGGATCATGGAGGGCATCGCGACCACGCTGCTGCTCTCCTCGGTTGCCGTCCTCGTGACGGCCGCGCTGAGCGCGGTGCTCGGCATCGTCGCCGGCTACCAGGGCGGGATCGTCAACGAGCTGATCCTGCGGCTGGTCGAGGTGCTCTACTCGTTCCCGGCGATCGTGCTGGCGATCCTGGTGGCCGCGGTCGTCGGCCCCGGGCGGCTCGCCGCGCAGGCGAGCATCGTGCTGGTGACCATCCCGCTGATGACGCGGCTGGTACGGGCCGCCGCGGTGGGCGTCGCGCAGCGCGACTACGTCACCGCCGCGATCATCAGCGGGGCGCGGCTGCCCCGGATCCTCGGCAGGCACCTGCTGCCCAACGTCGCGGGGACGATCGCGGTGCAGGTGACGTACGCGCTCTCGGTCGGCATCGCGGTCGAGGGCGGGCTGAGCTTCCTCGGATTCGGCGTACAGCCACCGCAGGCCTCGCTCGGGGTGCTGATCCAGCAGGGCGGGACGTACATGATCGCCGCGCCGTGGATGATCATCGGTCCCGGGACCGTGTTCGTGATCGCGGTCCTCGCGATCAACGTCGTCGGCGACGGGTTGCGCGACCGCTTCGAACCCCGACAGGCGAGGGCGTTGGTATGA
- a CDS encoding ABC transporter permease has product MRLALWWFGRTASAAVTLLGVSVLIFAAVRMMPGGFAQTILGPFGTPEQEAELAARYGLDQPVLVQYGYWLAAVARGDMGVSMISQQPVAAELAARLPVTAEVTFFAVAIAVVVGVPLGVLTAVRARPGGGAAVGRLLSGIGVSVPEFVLGSLVVFVFSRYALGLPVGGYTPFGTDPGANLLSMVLPSCVLAFLAVSITARTTRDAVLGVLVEPYVTAAVARGATPWFIVRHHVLRNAAVPVVTLVATMTGYLLGGALIVEYVFNLPGIGSYVVQAVGRRDYAVVQAGVLLAAALFVVLNLVVDLVAGLIDPRHGVTAQGRRG; this is encoded by the coding sequence ATGCGGCTGGCGCTGTGGTGGTTCGGGCGGACGGCGAGTGCTGCCGTCACGCTGCTCGGCGTCTCGGTGCTCATCTTCGCCGCGGTGCGGATGATGCCCGGCGGCTTCGCGCAGACCATCCTGGGCCCGTTCGGCACGCCGGAGCAGGAGGCCGAGCTGGCCGCGCGCTACGGCCTGGACCAGCCGGTGCTCGTGCAGTACGGCTACTGGCTCGCCGCCGTCGCGCGCGGCGACATGGGTGTCTCGATGATCAGCCAGCAGCCGGTGGCCGCGGAGCTGGCGGCGCGCCTGCCCGTCACCGCCGAGGTGACGTTCTTCGCGGTGGCCATCGCCGTGGTCGTCGGGGTGCCGCTGGGCGTGCTCACCGCCGTACGTGCCCGGCCCGGTGGCGGCGCGGCGGTGGGCAGGCTGCTCAGCGGGATCGGCGTGAGCGTTCCGGAGTTCGTGCTGGGCAGTCTCGTCGTGTTCGTGTTCTCGCGCTACGCCCTCGGCCTCCCGGTGGGCGGGTACACGCCGTTCGGCACCGATCCGGGCGCGAACCTGCTCTCGATGGTGCTGCCCTCGTGCGTGCTGGCGTTCCTCGCCGTCTCGATCACGGCCCGGACCACCCGGGACGCCGTGCTGGGCGTGCTCGTCGAGCCGTACGTCACGGCCGCCGTCGCCCGTGGCGCGACGCCGTGGTTCATCGTGCGCCACCACGTGCTGCGCAACGCCGCCGTTCCGGTCGTCACGCTCGTGGCGACGATGACCGGCTACCTCCTCGGCGGGGCGCTCATCGTCGAGTACGTGTTCAACCTGCCCGGCATCGGCTCCTACGTCGTGCAGGCCGTGGGTCGCCGGGACTACGCGGTGGTGCAGGCGGGCGTGCTGCTCGCGGCCGCGCTGTTCGTCGTGCTCAACCTCGTTGTGGATCTCGTGGCCGGCCTGATCGACCCGCGGCACGGCGTGACGGCGCAGGGGAGGCGCGGATGA
- a CDS encoding C45 family peptidase — protein sequence MTIPTHTSTEIDPHARGSEFGARWPAEVAATFHGYAELFDAHGATAARVRSYAEEALRSTEKWAPALAAEMAGIAEGAGLAAWQVGAVNARTEILAALDAVGEGECSTAVVLPGGGAPRTVQTWDWHPHLREVPVLWAYEPCAGRVVRTFTEFGVLAKIGVSTAGLGVHFNILRHASDSAEIGVPVHLVARRILDEAATVDEAVDLARTARTSASTAITVVTADAAATLELCPDGVAVVPADGVLLHTNHFLDPDLAIGERLAVERPLTYDRLTHLRDHVDGLAAVDVTARAEALVSHGPHQAPVCAHPDPSAALHERWETVATISLDVAAGSVLVHEGGPCGVIADTWQTFP from the coding sequence GTGACCATCCCGACCCACACGTCCACCGAGATCGATCCGCACGCCCGCGGCAGCGAGTTCGGGGCCCGGTGGCCCGCCGAGGTCGCGGCGACGTTCCACGGATACGCCGAGCTCTTCGACGCGCACGGCGCCACCGCGGCGCGCGTGCGCTCGTACGCGGAGGAGGCGCTGCGCAGCACCGAGAAGTGGGCGCCCGCGCTGGCCGCCGAGATGGCCGGCATCGCTGAGGGCGCGGGCCTCGCGGCCTGGCAGGTGGGGGCCGTCAACGCGCGCACCGAGATCCTCGCCGCCCTCGATGCGGTGGGGGAGGGCGAGTGCTCCACGGCCGTCGTGCTGCCTGGCGGCGGTGCGCCGCGCACGGTGCAGACCTGGGACTGGCACCCGCACCTGCGCGAGGTGCCGGTGCTGTGGGCCTACGAGCCGTGCGCGGGCCGTGTGGTGCGGACGTTCACCGAGTTCGGCGTGCTGGCCAAGATCGGGGTCAGCACCGCGGGACTGGGCGTCCACTTCAACATCCTTCGCCACGCGTCGGACAGCGCCGAGATCGGCGTCCCCGTGCACCTGGTCGCACGCCGCATCCTCGACGAGGCCGCCACGGTGGACGAGGCCGTCGACCTGGCGCGGACGGCGCGGACCTCAGCCTCCACCGCCATCACGGTGGTCACCGCCGACGCGGCCGCCACGCTCGAGCTGTGCCCGGACGGCGTTGCGGTGGTCCCCGCGGACGGCGTCCTGCTGCACACCAACCACTTCCTCGACCCGGACCTCGCGATCGGCGAGCGGCTGGCCGTCGAGCGGCCGCTGACGTACGACCGGCTGACGCATCTGCGCGACCACGTCGACGGCCTGGCCGCCGTCGACGTCACGGCCAGGGCGGAGGCCCTGGTGAGCCACGGTCCCCACCAGGCACCGGTGTGCGCGCACCCCGACCCCTCGGCCGCGCTGCACGAGCGCTGGGAGACGGTGGCGACGATCAGCCTGGACGTCGCCGCCGGCAGCGTGCTCGTGCACGAGGGCGGGCCATGTGGAGTCATCGCCGACACCTGGCAGACCTTCCCCTGA
- a CDS encoding ABC transporter ATP-binding protein, whose protein sequence is MILELDDVTVTFATGPPLRREHVHALCDVTLAVAEGETLGLVGESGSGKTTASRVALGLQRPTAGVVRFAGRPFPRRRRELAGQMQAVLQHPQWSLNPRMRVGQSVAEPLVVLGERAPERVEEMLERVGLPPELGARYPHELSGGQRQRVSIARALVTLPRFIVFDEAVSALDVSVQAQILNLVRDLQQEFGFSALFISHDLGAVRYVAHRIAVMRAGEIVETGPTETFYAGPAHDYSKQLWEAL, encoded by the coding sequence ATGATCCTCGAGCTCGACGACGTCACGGTCACGTTCGCCACCGGCCCGCCGCTGCGCCGGGAGCACGTCCACGCGCTGTGCGACGTCACCCTGGCCGTCGCCGAGGGCGAGACGCTCGGCCTCGTCGGCGAGTCGGGTTCGGGGAAGACGACGGCGAGCCGCGTTGCGCTGGGGCTGCAACGGCCCACCGCGGGGGTGGTCCGGTTCGCCGGGCGGCCCTTCCCGCGGCGGCGCCGCGAGCTGGCCGGGCAGATGCAGGCGGTGCTGCAACACCCGCAGTGGTCGCTGAACCCGCGGATGCGGGTGGGGCAGAGCGTCGCCGAGCCGCTCGTCGTGCTCGGGGAGCGAGCGCCGGAGCGGGTGGAGGAGATGCTGGAGCGCGTGGGCCTGCCGCCCGAGCTCGGCGCCCGGTACCCGCACGAGCTCTCCGGCGGGCAGCGCCAGCGCGTGTCGATCGCCCGTGCCCTCGTCACGCTGCCGCGGTTCATCGTGTTCGACGAGGCCGTGAGCGCGCTCGACGTCTCCGTGCAGGCGCAGATCCTCAACCTCGTCCGGGACCTCCAGCAGGAGTTCGGCTTCAGCGCGCTGTTCATCTCGCACGACCTCGGCGCCGTCCGCTACGTCGCACATCGGATCGCGGTCATGCGGGCAGGCGAGATCGTCGAGACCGGCCCGACCGAGACGTTCTACGCCGGACCGGCGCACGACTACTCGAAACAGCTCTGGGAGGCCCTGTGA